From Nitrospirota bacterium, a single genomic window includes:
- a CDS encoding LysR family transcriptional regulator, translating into MDIYQLQVFSSVYRLRSFSRASEELHITQPAVSMHIKRLEEDLGIRLFDRSGQKTIPTKEAVVLHERAEELISKLNDIKDDLRQEKSDIEGLLTIGTSSSTGAYMIPFIAAEFQKLHPKVFFQLVVKGAPEIYRRLISGELPVGVVEDKKEREGIVVQHSIIDEMVLVAAPEQIKKKVITPLGIFRIPLLMREDDSDARKSMEKQHMLHNIALKGLNVVAILGSTDSLKEAVKAGLGAAIISRFAVKGDLEAGLLEEIRIRGVKMKRPLYVVSNKNRTLPRIYQSFLLYLKDKLPSS; encoded by the coding sequence ATGGACATCTATCAGCTTCAGGTCTTCTCTTCGGTATACAGGCTTCGCAGTTTTTCAAGGGCCTCGGAAGAACTCCATATCACCCAACCTGCAGTCAGCATGCATATCAAGAGGCTTGAAGAGGATCTTGGTATAAGGCTCTTTGATCGCTCAGGCCAAAAGACTATTCCAACAAAAGAGGCGGTCGTTCTCCATGAGCGTGCAGAGGAGCTCATAAGTAAGCTCAATGACATAAAAGACGACCTTAGACAAGAGAAATCCGATATAGAAGGCCTCCTGACCATAGGAACAAGCAGTTCAACCGGCGCCTATATGATCCCCTTTATCGCTGCCGAGTTTCAAAAACTCCATCCGAAGGTTTTTTTTCAGCTGGTTGTAAAGGGCGCCCCTGAAATCTATCGCCGCCTGATAAGCGGAGAGCTCCCTGTGGGCGTGGTCGAGGACAAGAAAGAGCGCGAAGGGATAGTTGTGCAGCATTCGATTATAGATGAAATGGTGCTTGTAGCTGCGCCTGAGCAGATCAAGAAGAAGGTAATAACCCCACTGGGTATCTTTCGCATCCCGCTTCTTATGCGGGAGGACGACTCGGACGCCCGAAAGAGCATGGAGAAGCAGCATATGCTGCATAATATAGCTCTCAAGGGGCTCAATGTTGTGGCGATACTCGGTTCCACCGATTCTCTGAAGGAGGCTGTCAAGGCAGGACTTGGAGCTGCGATCATCTCAAGGTTTGCAGTAAAAGGAGACCTTGAGGCAGGGCTCCTGGAGGAAATTCGCATCCGCGGCGTGAAAATGAAAAGACCCCTATATGTAGTTTCGAACAAGAATAGAACCCTGCCTCGAATCTACCAGTCCTTTCTTTTATATCTCAAGGATAAACTTCCTTCTTCCTGA
- the yedF gene encoding sulfurtransferase-like selenium metabolism protein YedF, with product MVIDARDQGCPKPVMMAEEALSKIKEGIIEVIVDNEGSADNLAWFAKNHAFFSETIRDGNDWRVKIVKGYACAPTAATEKAQASEKTLFLVVGTDTMGKEEELGKILMKAYFETMKTYKQIPHTIFFLNAGVKLTTTNADIYPILKEIEAMGVEMYSCGTCLKHYNLEGELKVGHRGTTNHIVEGMKDFDKTVWI from the coding sequence ATGGTAATCGACGCAAGAGATCAGGGCTGTCCGAAACCGGTTATGATGGCAGAAGAAGCCCTTTCGAAAATCAAAGAAGGCATTATCGAGGTTATTGTTGATAATGAAGGTTCGGCGGATAACCTTGCATGGTTTGCAAAAAACCATGCTTTCTTTTCCGAGACAATCAGAGACGGCAACGACTGGCGCGTGAAGATAGTGAAAGGTTATGCATGCGCGCCCACAGCTGCGACCGAAAAAGCACAGGCGTCTGAGAAAACCTTATTTCTTGTGGTAGGTACAGATACGATGGGAAAGGAAGAAGAGCTTGGCAAGATTCTCATGAAAGCCTATTTTGAGACCATGAAGACCTACAAGCAGATTCCGCACACAATCTTTTTTCTGAACGCCGGCGTGAAACTTACCACTACCAATGCCGACATCTATCCGATTCTGAAAGAGATCGAGGCTATGGGTGTTGAAATGTATTCTTGCGGAACCTGCCTTAAGCATTACAACCTTGAGGGCGAGTTGAAGGTTGGACACAGAGGAACAACAAACCATATCGTAGAGGGCATGAAGGATTTTGATAAGACCGTATGGATTTAG
- a CDS encoding cobalamin B12-binding domain-containing protein, whose amino-acid sequence MNSKKILFITPPYHCGVVEVAGRWVPLTFVYLAGAVRKAGFEPVIYDAMTKHHGFAEIEERIRKENPRFVATTAITSTAPDALEVLRIAKDINPEIITIIGGVHPNFMYGEILLSGSCDYVVRGEGEETLPDLLISLQEGSNPLRVAGIAYKEGHKILATSKRPFIEDLDSLLTAWDLIEWKDYRYFVIPGSRLGAVSTSRGCNHNCTFCSQQKFWNQSWRGRKPESVVAEIEELYTSYGVNVILLPDEYPTKDRQRWERLLDLLIEKGLGVHLLMETRAEDILRDRDILHKYRAAGIIHVYIGVEATNQATLDLIKKDVSVETGVAALNLLHAHGIITETSFILGFPHETKESIERTLSLAKHYNPDFAHFLALAPWPYADMHKEMKPFIVDKDYRKYNLIDPVIKPAAMTLHEIDRAIISCYQQFYMSKMTEIMSMDDKFKKDYLIRSMKLMMSSSFIKDKIGSLGVIPPQVMTLLKTVEQSSVSVEGQSDFVLMAARSIAIDAPVDAVFSLVADPANWPKFISGLTEIRGIDSDTITNGSSFGWTYRIGGFTVRGNGTVVDYENGRALTLRMHNMMPLEKTIRFEEFGAGTKLFAEVGHRSPGKALSVVFNLIRRTVNTMEANAVLAKVKELCEGRKETEMPVTSRCPVKRFL is encoded by the coding sequence ATGAACAGTAAGAAAATATTGTTTATTACCCCGCCCTACCACTGCGGAGTTGTCGAGGTGGCAGGCAGATGGGTGCCGCTGACGTTTGTTTATCTTGCAGGTGCGGTCCGGAAGGCAGGCTTCGAGCCGGTGATCTATGACGCAATGACAAAGCATCATGGCTTTGCAGAGATCGAAGAGCGAATCAGGAAGGAAAACCCAAGGTTTGTTGCGACCACAGCGATAACCTCTACCGCCCCGGATGCGCTTGAGGTGCTGCGTATTGCAAAGGATATAAATCCGGAGATCATTACGATTATAGGTGGAGTCCACCCCAACTTTATGTACGGGGAAATACTTTTAAGCGGCTCCTGCGACTATGTGGTGCGGGGTGAAGGAGAAGAGACACTCCCTGACCTGCTTATATCGCTTCAGGAGGGCAGCAACCCTTTACGCGTGGCCGGAATCGCATACAAGGAGGGGCATAAGATCCTGGCTACCAGCAAGAGGCCTTTTATTGAGGACCTCGACAGTCTTTTAACTGCGTGGGACCTCATCGAGTGGAAGGACTACCGCTATTTTGTTATTCCAGGAAGCAGATTGGGAGCGGTCAGCACTTCGAGGGGCTGCAACCATAACTGCACCTTCTGTTCTCAACAGAAGTTCTGGAACCAATCCTGGCGCGGCAGGAAACCTGAGAGTGTCGTTGCAGAGATAGAAGAGCTCTATACCTCATACGGAGTGAATGTTATTTTGCTGCCGGATGAGTATCCGACAAAGGACCGGCAGAGGTGGGAGAGGCTGCTTGACCTTCTGATAGAAAAAGGCCTTGGTGTGCATCTGCTCATGGAGACCAGGGCGGAGGACATACTGCGCGACAGGGACATCCTTCATAAATACAGGGCTGCGGGGATCATTCATGTGTACATTGGGGTGGAGGCCACAAACCAGGCGACTCTTGACCTGATAAAAAAGGATGTATCTGTTGAGACCGGGGTTGCTGCGCTCAATCTCCTGCATGCTCATGGCATTATCACCGAGACGAGCTTTATTCTCGGGTTTCCTCATGAGACGAAAGAATCCATCGAGCGGACCCTTTCTCTGGCAAAGCATTACAATCCTGATTTCGCGCATTTTCTTGCCCTTGCACCGTGGCCTTATGCGGACATGCACAAGGAGATGAAGCCTTTCATTGTAGATAAAGACTACAGGAAATATAACCTGATAGATCCGGTGATCAAACCTGCGGCAATGACACTGCATGAAATAGACCGCGCGATAATATCCTGTTACCAGCAGTTTTATATGAGCAAGATGACCGAAATCATGTCTATGGATGACAAATTTAAAAAAGACTATCTTATCCGCTCCATGAAACTGATGATGTCGAGCTCCTTCATTAAGGACAAGATAGGAAGCCTCGGCGTCATTCCGCCCCAAGTCATGACCCTTCTTAAGACAGTGGAGCAGTCATCTGTATCGGTTGAAGGCCAGTCGGACTTCGTTCTTATGGCCGCGAGATCGATTGCTATCGATGCGCCGGTTGATGCGGTCTTTAGTCTTGTGGCGGATCCTGCCAACTGGCCCAAGTTTATCTCCGGGCTCACAGAGATCAGAGGAATTGATTCCGACACGATAACCAATGGCAGTTCCTTCGGCTGGACGTACAGGATCGGCGGATTCACTGTCAGGGGCAATGGCACAGTAGTTGATTATGAAAACGGCAGGGCGCTCACACTCCGGATGCATAACATGATGCCGCTCGAAAAGACAATCCGGTTCGAGGAGTTCGGGGCAGGCACAAAACTCTTTGCTGAGGTTGGCCACCGCTCGCCAGGAAAGGCGTTAAGTGTTGTATTCAATCTTATACGACGGACTGTAAACACCATGGAGGCCAATGCAGTCCTTGCAAAGGTTAAGGAATTATGTGAGGGCAGGAAGGAAACCGAAATGCCGGTCACTTCAAGGTGTCCGGTTAAACGCTTTCTGTAA
- a CDS encoding substrate-binding domain-containing protein, protein MKLILIALACLVSIFPATGMSSSLSDIGYQGTHILTHGALEDLAKAFEKKYGVHVYVKGGGCADGIAVVVKGEHEMGGLCCPLPSEKARKLNLIQHKIAVDIKAVMLHPKNPLNNLTLKQVADIHNGKITNWKQVGGPEKPIALIFRDHCRDMAEPVREVLGIKGPVAKKAIVVKTDKEVIEYVEKFHGAIGIAPRVFAQEAKVKIVSVDKIVATPENTEKGLYHLKGDLYIITKGQPDGLTKKFMDFVLSAEGQAIIGKNFAKAK, encoded by the coding sequence ATGAAGCTTATCTTAATAGCACTGGCCTGTCTTGTTAGCATTTTTCCTGCAACGGGTATGTCATCCTCTTTATCAGACATAGGCTATCAGGGTACGCATATCCTCACCCACGGGGCACTTGAAGACCTGGCAAAGGCTTTTGAGAAAAAATACGGTGTTCATGTTTATGTTAAAGGCGGCGGGTGTGCTGACGGCATTGCGGTTGTGGTTAAAGGTGAGCATGAGATGGGCGGTCTATGTTGCCCCTTGCCGTCGGAGAAAGCTCGGAAACTTAACCTGATCCAGCATAAGATTGCGGTTGATATCAAGGCGGTCATGCTGCATCCCAAGAACCCTTTGAACAACCTTACCCTGAAACAGGTGGCAGACATACATAACGGCAAGATCACCAACTGGAAGCAGGTCGGAGGGCCTGAGAAGCCGATTGCCCTGATTTTTAGGGACCATTGCAGGGATATGGCGGAACCTGTACGGGAAGTGCTCGGCATAAAAGGGCCGGTAGCAAAAAAAGCTATTGTCGTAAAAACAGACAAAGAAGTTATCGAATATGTGGAGAAGTTCCATGGTGCGATAGGCATTGCTCCCAGGGTGTTCGCACAAGAGGCGAAAGTGAAGATAGTGAGCGTTGACAAGATCGTTGCCACTCCTGAAAATACTGAGAAAGGCTTGTATCACCTGAAAGGTGACCTTTATATCATTACCAAGGGCCAGCCGGATGGGCTCACAAAGAAATTCATGGACTTTGTCCTGAGCGCTGAAGGTCAGGCAATCATCGGCAAAAACTTTGCCAAAGCGAAATAA
- a CDS encoding transglutaminase domain-containing protein: protein MKRSNVLILMCIACAIALFSSVAFAKERQGTVTIQMNVNAPADAKNVRVWIPYPMSDRNQDITNVSVSGNYAASAVYSEPKSKSAMLYAEWKEPAKDRTLIYTFTAKRSEVIMKDIPKKELPLSTEEFKTYLDNSWLGASEPKVKAEAAKIIKGKKTTQAKARAIYDWVVDNMRRDPNTKGCGLCDVERLLTEKAGKCADVHSVFTALCRAAGVPAREVWGINLPTAKEGDMTKMQHCWAEVYIPGQGWVVADPALVHKAALTKKMTPEELKKAKERDYYFGSIDENRIQLGRAEHVVLNPPQSGAPLIYFMYPYAEADGKQLGEDLFGFNIGYKISYKE, encoded by the coding sequence ATGAAAAGATCGAATGTGTTGATACTAATGTGTATAGCTTGTGCCATTGCGCTGTTTAGCTCTGTCGCCTTTGCAAAGGAAAGACAGGGCACGGTGACAATTCAGATGAATGTAAATGCCCCTGCTGATGCAAAGAATGTGCGTGTCTGGATTCCCTATCCTATGTCCGACAGGAATCAGGACATAACAAACGTGAGCGTATCCGGCAATTACGCGGCATCAGCGGTTTACAGCGAGCCCAAAAGCAAAAGCGCTATGCTTTATGCGGAATGGAAAGAGCCGGCAAAGGATAGGACCCTGATATATACATTTACAGCAAAACGCAGTGAAGTGATAATGAAAGATATACCGAAGAAAGAACTGCCGCTTTCAACAGAGGAATTCAAGACCTACCTTGACAACTCCTGGCTCGGCGCTTCAGAACCGAAGGTAAAGGCCGAGGCCGCAAAGATCATAAAAGGCAAAAAGACTACACAGGCCAAGGCCAGGGCGATTTATGACTGGGTGGTCGATAATATGAGACGTGATCCAAATACGAAAGGCTGCGGACTCTGTGATGTCGAAAGGCTTCTTACAGAGAAGGCAGGAAAATGCGCTGACGTGCACTCTGTTTTCACGGCGCTCTGCCGGGCTGCCGGTGTGCCTGCAAGAGAGGTATGGGGAATAAATCTTCCGACAGCTAAAGAAGGTGATATGACCAAGATGCAGCACTGCTGGGCCGAGGTATATATCCCCGGTCAGGGCTGGGTTGTTGCTGATCCTGCGCTTGTTCATAAGGCGGCGCTGACCAAGAAGATGACTCCGGAGGAACTGAAGAAGGCAAAAGAACGTGATTATTATTTCGGTTCTATCGATGAAAACAGGATACAGCTGGGCCGCGCCGAGCATGTTGTGCTGAACCCGCCCCAGTCCGGAGCGCCTCTTATTTATTTCATGTATCCCTATGCTGAGGCGGACGGCAAACAATTGGGTGAAGACCTCTTCGGCTTTAATATCGGCTACAAAATAAGTTACAAGGAATAA
- a CDS encoding rhodanese-like domain-containing protein, with amino-acid sequence MNTMHRKVAGYLLFCLLALVSQAAADYSLIDTAQLKAMFDAKKDFTLVDARTKEEYDEAHIVKAINVSEKGFESSSSQLPSDKNALLVIYCNGVKCGKSKKVAAKTTAAGYTNITIYADGFPVWEEKALPITAGPDYSKKIETTKLKPAELKQMIDSSAKDLVIVDVRDESEYREGHIPTAINIPVETFAAKSEVLPKEKKIIVYCNTGGRSYTAYRKLMKLAYPNIYQTIFADWKEAGQQVEK; translated from the coding sequence ATGAATACAATGCATAGGAAGGTTGCCGGTTATCTGTTGTTCTGCCTGCTCGCTCTCGTTTCTCAGGCAGCAGCGGATTACAGCCTCATTGATACAGCTCAACTAAAGGCAATGTTCGACGCCAAGAAAGATTTTACACTTGTAGATGCACGGACAAAGGAAGAGTATGATGAGGCCCACATTGTGAAGGCCATTAATGTATCGGAAAAAGGCTTTGAGTCTTCGTCATCTCAATTACCTTCCGACAAGAACGCTCTCCTCGTCATATACTGTAACGGTGTCAAGTGCGGGAAGAGCAAAAAGGTCGCTGCCAAGACAACGGCCGCGGGATATACAAACATCACAATCTATGCTGATGGGTTCCCCGTATGGGAAGAAAAGGCATTGCCCATAACCGCAGGGCCTGATTATAGTAAGAAAATTGAAACAACCAAGCTCAAACCGGCAGAGCTGAAACAGATGATCGACAGTAGTGCAAAGGACTTAGTTATTGTGGATGTTCGGGATGAGTCTGAATATCGAGAAGGGCATATCCCCACTGCCATAAACATTCCGGTGGAAACTTTTGCAGCGAAGTCGGAAGTTCTGCCAAAGGAGAAGAAGATCATCGTTTACTGTAATACTGGCGGGAGGAGTTATACTGCATATAGAAAGCTGATGAAGCTGGCTTATCCGAATATATATCAGACAATCTTTGCTGACTGGAAAGAGGCAGGGCAGCAGGTAGAGAAATAG
- a CDS encoding acetolactate decarboxylase: MKFALTVIKNKVIALRYVSLIVLCLVAVVGTAIAINSVKEGLVEYVGAQKDIFKSGKAASVISLEDLADKKGLYAMGPVDGLDGEITIFNSIPYITKVRGNDYTLDKTFKHGAFFLVWSEQATWNDVKVPVTVKSYIDLQKFVKEQARDAGIDVTKPFPFLLAGAPAEIKWHINVDRTEGKPITKELFLKSKEPYITKNEPVDIIGFYSDHHAGVFLTQFSPAIKEGSGMENMIHIHLISKKSKAAGHIDDITFGSDMVLRLPKPGITPIQ, from the coding sequence ATGAAATTTGCTCTAACAGTGATTAAAAATAAGGTTATTGCCTTAAGGTATGTGTCACTGATAGTTCTGTGTTTAGTAGCGGTTGTCGGTACCGCAATTGCCATTAACTCGGTTAAGGAAGGTCTGGTTGAGTATGTCGGCGCGCAAAAAGATATCTTCAAATCCGGTAAGGCTGCAAGCGTCATATCTCTGGAGGACTTGGCAGATAAAAAGGGCCTTTACGCAATGGGACCAGTTGATGGGCTGGATGGCGAGATCACCATTTTTAATTCTATTCCCTATATCACTAAAGTGCGCGGCAATGATTACACGCTGGACAAGACATTTAAACACGGCGCGTTCTTCCTCGTCTGGTCGGAACAGGCAACTTGGAATGACGTGAAGGTGCCAGTAACGGTAAAAAGCTATATAGACCTTCAAAAGTTTGTTAAAGAGCAGGCTCGGGATGCAGGAATTGATGTAACAAAACCTTTCCCGTTTCTGCTTGCCGGGGCGCCTGCGGAGATCAAGTGGCACATTAATGTGGATCGCACCGAGGGCAAGCCAATCACCAAGGAACTTTTTTTGAAGTCAAAGGAGCCCTATATCACAAAGAATGAGCCAGTTGATATTATCGGGTTCTACTCCGACCATCATGCAGGCGTGTTCCTAACCCAGTTCTCTCCTGCAATCAAGGAAGGCTCCGGCATGGAAAATATGATCCATATTCATCTGATATCGAAGAAGAGCAAGGCCGCGGGTCATATTGATGACATTACGTTTGGCTCTGACATGGTGCTTCGTTTACCAAAACCTGGAATTACCCCGATTCAGTAG
- a CDS encoding DUF169 domain-containing protein, with translation MEPDDKDVLMIDSSIMLDDTTFAKEMLAKPSLSNADMVFVLRNLLRMKYYPVAVKFFFDQDELKIFKLNTEFKGSAHPFTFCHYLAASRQRGDILLTEARGIGCTNAQYVFGWREFDESEIKSHQKYAKDKAQAERIARNKKRLGQRLLAIATAPLHKASYVPDVMHGVCDVLQSYHLGNDWSAAMDTFPFEMTMTANSSACHGAVSVFLNNRPNITPMCSGSYTAGKTEQGELNWIWPGDQLEPTVRWMLERTVRDKGVSFPRTGETYPGFNMCKLCPFLVWTKPKE, from the coding sequence ATGGAACCTGATGATAAGGATGTGCTTATGATTGACAGCTCAATAATGCTTGATGATACTACCTTTGCGAAAGAGATGCTTGCAAAGCCATCGTTATCAAATGCTGACATGGTATTCGTTCTTCGCAATCTGCTTCGGATGAAATACTATCCTGTTGCAGTAAAGTTCTTCTTTGATCAGGATGAACTCAAGATTTTTAAGCTAAATACCGAATTCAAGGGGTCGGCCCATCCGTTTACTTTTTGTCACTATCTTGCTGCCTCGCGTCAGAGAGGTGATATCCTGCTGACTGAGGCAAGGGGGATAGGATGTACAAATGCTCAGTATGTATTTGGCTGGCGGGAGTTCGATGAATCGGAAATCAAAAGCCATCAGAAATATGCGAAGGACAAGGCCCAGGCCGAGCGGATAGCGAGAAATAAAAAGCGATTAGGGCAAAGGCTTCTTGCTATTGCAACTGCGCCACTCCATAAAGCGTCTTATGTTCCTGATGTGATGCATGGGGTTTGCGATGTGCTGCAATCCTATCACTTGGGCAATGACTGGTCAGCAGCAATGGATACCTTTCCGTTTGAGATGACAATGACTGCGAACAGCTCTGCATGTCACGGGGCTGTGTCTGTTTTCTTGAATAACAGGCCTAACATTACACCCATGTGCAGCGGTAGCTACACAGCAGGAAAGACAGAGCAGGGCGAACTCAACTGGATTTGGCCAGGAGATCAGCTTGAGCCTACTGTAAGATGGATGCTTGAACGCACAGTGCGAGACAAAGGGGTGTCTTTCCCTCGCACGGGGGAAACATATCCCGGCTTTAATATGTGCAAACTCTGTCCGTTTCTTGTTTGGACAAAACCAAAAGAATAA
- a CDS encoding HAMP domain-containing protein, which translates to MKDLWNKLSIRYKIISIIVVTILLVTVTILPAVSYVVRDALLNQQQNHLESVKNLVTKLFEDYQSKLTNYTKLFSNDREIKDSLFYHIELSGEREHPLRAITRLFKSFDVSTLEIGDIRGRVVAVAETPDRYNDDRSQDSLIKTALLGKVMSGIVLTKQGFIIKASAPIFYNENQIIGTITAGILLDDSLLSKIKLLSNTDLVIVDASGSVISSTLKTQGQTDSKTLSEKDLSGKLLIKFPLTDKTNAAIGTIMIIQEDRLPGIISKTHLTLLLLLLTISAGSVFVLFLVLNKVMRPVVELREGAERIGKGEFGHRIEIASKDEIGELSVGFNKMAANLGKMRSMEERLYQSERLAAIGKFAAGIAHEINNPIGNVIGIAKLRLRNTEDPAAREDLESIIKDSGRCANIIKDLLVYSRQSSPKKEMTSLTFLIDGAIKTVMNQANSKQIEIVREIDTGLQDIIVDPLQMSQVLSNILLNAIQSIESSGSITIRTAVISDNMAEISISDNGIGIKDEIKDKIFYPFFTTKAVGEGTGLGLAISYGIVQNHGGEIIAESGKGNGSTFRIRLPMGEGNG; encoded by the coding sequence ATGAAGGACCTATGGAATAAACTGTCGATCAGATATAAGATCATCTCGATCATTGTTGTCACCATCCTGCTCGTCACAGTCACAATTCTTCCCGCTGTCTCTTACGTTGTCAGAGACGCCCTTCTCAATCAGCAACAGAACCATCTGGAGAGCGTGAAGAATCTTGTCACAAAACTCTTTGAGGACTACCAAAGCAAGCTTACGAACTACACAAAGCTTTTCAGTAATGATAGGGAGATAAAAGATAGCCTCTTTTATCACATCGAGCTTTCCGGTGAACGCGAGCACCCATTGAGAGCTATAACCCGGTTGTTCAAGTCGTTTGATGTCAGCACCCTTGAGATCGGCGATATTCGGGGCCGGGTCGTTGCTGTTGCTGAAACGCCTGACAGGTATAACGATGACAGGTCACAGGATTCGCTCATAAAAACCGCACTTCTGGGCAAGGTGATGTCCGGCATCGTGCTGACGAAGCAGGGATTCATCATTAAGGCATCAGCTCCCATCTTTTACAATGAGAACCAGATTATCGGTACAATCACCGCCGGCATACTCCTTGATGACAGTCTGCTTTCAAAGATAAAGCTGTTGAGCAACACCGATCTTGTTATTGTCGACGCTTCAGGCAGTGTCATATCTTCCACCCTGAAGACTCAAGGGCAAACTGATAGCAAGACTCTTTCAGAAAAAGACCTTTCAGGCAAGCTGCTCATAAAGTTTCCTCTCACCGATAAGACCAATGCTGCTATCGGAACCATTATGATCATTCAGGAAGACAGGCTGCCGGGTATTATTTCGAAAACTCATCTGACCCTTCTGCTGCTCCTTCTGACCATATCCGCCGGGTCGGTCTTTGTTCTGTTCCTTGTACTGAACAAGGTGATGCGGCCTGTGGTAGAACTACGCGAGGGAGCCGAAAGAATCGGAAAGGGAGAGTTCGGTCACAGGATCGAAATTGCATCAAAGGACGAAATCGGCGAGCTTTCAGTGGGTTTTAACAAGATGGCTGCGAATCTTGGAAAAATGCGGAGCATGGAGGAGCGGCTTTATCAGTCTGAGCGGCTTGCGGCAATCGGCAAGTTTGCCGCGGGCATTGCACATGAGATAAATAATCCCATTGGTAACGTGATCGGCATTGCCAAACTAAGGCTGAGAAATACTGAAGACCCTGCTGCGCGGGAGGACCTTGAATCGATCATCAAGGATTCGGGCAGGTGCGCAAACATAATCAAGGACCTGCTTGTATATTCCCGGCAGTCCTCCCCGAAGAAAGAGATGACATCGCTGACCTTTCTTATTGACGGTGCAATTAAAACTGTAATGAATCAGGCCAACTCAAAACAGATCGAGATCGTCAGGGAGATTGATACCGGTCTTCAGGATATCATTGTCGATCCGCTCCAGATGAGCCAGGTGCTGAGCAATATCCTGCTTAATGCAATCCAGTCAATTGAATCATCCGGCAGCATTACGATCAGGACTGCCGTCATAAGCGATAACATGGCCGAGATTTCGATATCGGATAACGGCATCGGCATCAAGGATGAGATTAAGGACAAGATATTCTATCCGTTTTTTACAACAAAGGCAGTGGGCGAAGGCACTGGCCTGGGACTTGCTATTAGTTACGGCATAGTCCAGAACCATGGAGGCGAGATCATTGCAGAGAGCGGAAAAGGAAACGGGAGCACTTTCAGGATCAGGCTTCCCATGGGAGAAGGAAATGGATAG